The following proteins come from a genomic window of Verrucomicrobium sp.:
- a CDS encoding long-chain fatty acid--CoA ligase, giving the protein MDKIWLKSYPPGVPAEIDTSRYTSVGQLLEEAFREHRAKPAFTCMGAEISYGELDALSLKLAAWFQTKGLARGARIAIMMPNVLQYPVAIAAILRAGYVVVNVNPLYTPRELEHQLKDSGAEAIVLLENFAVTLQAIVRNTAIKHVVVAAMGDLMGLKGTLVNFVVRRVKKMVPEWSLPGHVKFNTAIAEGGRQSFKPVQQGPDDIAFLQYTGGTTGVAKGATLLHRNLIANVLQSEVWLDPVRANRPDIGQFITVVALPLYHIFALTVCGLLTIRTGGLGLLIPNPRDIPGTIKALEGYPITTFPAVNTLYNALLNSPDFHKLDFSKLIAANGGGMAVQEAVARRWFELTRTPIIEGYGLSETSPCVTCNPATVTEYSGTIGLPMPSTEVSIRDDEGVEVPLGQPGEICIRGPQVMAGYWNRPDETAKVMTPDGFFKSGDVGVMNERGYVKIVDRKKDMILVSGFNVYPNEIEDVVAKLPGVFEVAAVGVPDQNSGEAVKLFVVKKDPALTDADVFAYCKLQLTGYKRPKTIEFRTELPKSNVGKILRRELRDGRA; this is encoded by the coding sequence ATGGACAAAATCTGGCTGAAATCTTATCCGCCCGGCGTTCCCGCAGAAATCGATACGAGCCGTTATACGTCGGTCGGTCAACTGCTCGAAGAGGCCTTTCGCGAGCATCGCGCGAAACCGGCGTTCACCTGTATGGGCGCAGAGATCAGTTACGGCGAACTCGATGCGCTTTCACTCAAACTCGCTGCGTGGTTCCAGACAAAGGGGCTCGCCCGCGGCGCCCGCATCGCGATCATGATGCCGAACGTGCTGCAGTATCCCGTGGCTATCGCGGCGATCCTTCGAGCGGGTTATGTGGTGGTGAACGTCAATCCGCTTTACACGCCGCGCGAACTGGAACATCAGCTCAAGGACAGTGGCGCCGAAGCAATCGTTCTGCTGGAAAACTTCGCCGTCACCTTGCAGGCGATCGTGCGCAATACGGCCATCAAGCATGTCGTCGTCGCGGCAATGGGCGATCTGATGGGGCTGAAAGGCACGCTGGTGAATTTCGTCGTGCGCCGCGTGAAAAAGATGGTGCCCGAGTGGAGCTTGCCGGGTCACGTCAAGTTCAATACCGCGATTGCCGAAGGTGGCCGGCAGAGTTTCAAGCCGGTTCAGCAGGGTCCGGACGACATCGCTTTTCTCCAGTACACCGGCGGTACGACGGGTGTCGCCAAAGGCGCGACGCTGCTGCACCGGAACCTGATCGCCAACGTGCTGCAGTCCGAGGTCTGGCTCGACCCGGTGCGCGCGAATCGTCCGGATATCGGCCAGTTCATCACGGTCGTCGCGCTGCCGCTTTATCACATCTTTGCGCTCACCGTTTGCGGGCTGCTGACGATCCGCACCGGCGGTCTGGGCTTGCTGATTCCGAATCCGCGCGACATACCCGGCACCATCAAGGCGTTGGAGGGCTATCCGATCACGACTTTCCCGGCCGTCAACACGCTCTATAACGCACTGTTGAACAGCCCGGACTTTCACAAGCTCGACTTTTCCAAGCTGATCGCGGCAAACGGCGGCGGTATGGCCGTTCAGGAAGCCGTCGCCAGACGCTGGTTCGAACTTACGCGTACGCCGATTATCGAGGGCTACGGTCTGTCGGAGACCTCGCCTTGTGTGACCTGCAATCCGGCCACCGTCACCGAATATAGCGGCACGATCGGCTTGCCGATGCCGTCCACCGAGGTGTCGATCCGTGACGACGAAGGCGTCGAAGTCCCGCTCGGTCAACCGGGTGAAATTTGCATCCGTGGTCCGCAGGTGATGGCGGGCTACTGGAATCGTCCGGATGAAACGGCCAAGGTCATGACGCCCGACGGCTTCTTCAAATCGGGCGATGTCGGCGTGATGAACGAGCGCGGTTACGTCAAGATCGTCGATCGCAAGAAGGACATGATTCTGGTGTCGGGCTTCAACGTCTACCCCAACGAGATCGAAGACGTGGTGGCGAAATTGCCGGGCGTGTTCGAAGTGGCCGCGGTCGGCGTGCCCGACCAGAATTCCGGCGAAGCGGTGAAGCTCTTCGTCGTGAAGAAAGACCCGGCGCTGACGGACGCCGACGTGTTCGCCTATTGCAAGCTGCAGTTGACCGGTTACAAGCGCCCGAAGACGATCGAGTTCCGCACTGAACTGCCGAAGAGCAACGTCGGCAAGATTCTGCGTCGCGAACTACGCGACGGCCGCGCCTAG
- a CDS encoding molybdopterin oxidoreductase family protein yields MNAPSEFARAVCPHDCPDTCAMRVVLDNGRAIKVLGDPDHPPTQGALCTKVSRYAERVYHPNRLTTPMKRVGPKGEGRFEPISWDEALTIAATRLAEIAVRAPEAIVPYSYAGTMGLVQGDSIAQRFFHKLGASQLDRTICAAAGAAGLKYTYGANIGMHSEFFAESEVILIWGANPIASNLHFWTRAQEAKRNGARLIAIDPYRSLTAEKCHQHIALRPGTDGALALGLMHVLIVENLLDHAYIAAHTVGFDELSARALDYPPARVADICGIEAQTIVDLARLYGSTKKAAIRMNYGLQRVRGGGNAVRAIASLPSLTGAWRERAGGVLLSSGGWAPVDSHALQRPDLMPGWPAKIPRVINMNAIGDALLHPGDTEFGPKVEAVIVYNSNPVAVAPDSVRVAEGFARDDLFTIVLEHFQTDTADYADLLLPATTQLEHLDVHKSYGHTYVMLNEPAIAPLGEARPNTEIFRGIARYMGLDEPALYESDEAVAQAAFRWQDPTLDGVDWASLKKTGWAQLKLADAPFAEGGFRTPSGKCEFYSERLAQQGLEPLPDYLAPYESADGAPELAARYPLAMISPPARNFLNSTFVNVESLRSTEGEPHLDMHPLDARYREIVDGEQVRIFNDRGSMQARVRVTDRAREGLVVGLSIWWKKLAPDGCNANQVTSQALTDLGGSATFYDCLVEVEAARAPRESSTKAAHRGLEAAV; encoded by the coding sequence ATGAATGCTCCTTCCGAATTCGCTCGAGCGGTTTGCCCGCACGATTGCCCGGACACGTGCGCGATGCGCGTCGTGCTCGACAATGGCCGTGCCATCAAGGTACTCGGCGACCCCGATCATCCTCCCACGCAAGGCGCGCTATGCACGAAAGTCAGCCGTTACGCCGAGCGCGTCTATCATCCGAACCGCTTGACCACGCCGATGAAGCGCGTCGGCCCCAAAGGCGAGGGACGCTTCGAGCCGATCAGCTGGGACGAAGCGTTGACCATCGCCGCAACGCGGCTCGCAGAAATCGCGGTTCGCGCACCGGAAGCCATCGTCCCCTATAGCTACGCCGGCACGATGGGCCTCGTGCAAGGCGACAGCATCGCGCAACGCTTCTTTCACAAGCTCGGCGCGTCGCAGCTCGATCGGACCATCTGCGCAGCCGCCGGCGCCGCTGGCCTGAAGTACACCTATGGCGCGAACATCGGCATGCACAGCGAGTTTTTTGCCGAGAGCGAGGTCATTCTGATCTGGGGCGCCAACCCGATCGCTTCGAATCTGCATTTCTGGACCCGCGCACAGGAAGCCAAGCGGAACGGCGCGCGCCTGATCGCGATCGATCCATACCGCTCGCTGACCGCGGAAAAATGTCATCAACACATTGCGCTCAGACCCGGCACGGACGGCGCCCTGGCGCTCGGCCTGATGCACGTGCTGATCGTCGAAAACCTGCTGGATCACGCGTACATCGCCGCTCATACGGTAGGCTTCGACGAGCTCAGCGCCCGCGCGCTCGACTATCCGCCCGCGCGTGTGGCGGACATCTGCGGGATCGAAGCGCAAACCATCGTGGACCTCGCGCGCCTCTACGGCAGCACGAAAAAAGCCGCGATCAGGATGAACTACGGTCTGCAGCGAGTGCGAGGCGGCGGCAACGCCGTCCGCGCGATCGCCAGCCTGCCGTCTTTGACCGGAGCGTGGCGCGAACGAGCGGGTGGCGTGTTGCTGTCATCGGGCGGATGGGCGCCGGTCGATTCCCACGCGCTGCAACGTCCCGACCTGATGCCTGGATGGCCGGCCAAAATACCTCGTGTCATCAATATGAATGCGATCGGCGACGCGCTGCTGCACCCGGGCGACACCGAGTTCGGTCCCAAAGTCGAAGCCGTGATCGTCTACAACTCGAACCCGGTGGCCGTCGCGCCCGACTCGGTGCGTGTCGCCGAAGGCTTCGCCCGGGACGACCTGTTCACCATCGTGCTCGAGCATTTTCAGACCGACACCGCCGACTACGCCGATCTGCTTTTGCCGGCCACGACGCAACTCGAGCACCTCGACGTGCACAAGTCGTACGGCCACACGTACGTCATGCTGAACGAGCCGGCGATCGCGCCACTGGGCGAAGCGCGCCCCAACACGGAAATTTTTCGGGGCATCGCGCGGTACATGGGGCTTGACGAGCCTGCGCTGTACGAAAGCGACGAGGCCGTGGCACAGGCGGCATTTCGCTGGCAAGACCCGACGCTCGACGGAGTCGATTGGGCATCGCTGAAAAAAACCGGTTGGGCACAACTCAAACTAGCTGACGCACCGTTTGCCGAAGGCGGCTTCCGCACGCCGTCGGGCAAATGCGAGTTCTATAGTGAGCGGCTCGCCCAGCAGGGACTCGAGCCGCTGCCCGATTACCTCGCGCCCTACGAATCAGCCGACGGCGCGCCCGAACTTGCCGCTCGCTACCCACTCGCGATGATCTCGCCGCCGGCGCGCAATTTCCTCAACAGTACTTTCGTCAACGTCGAAAGTCTCCGTTCGACCGAAGGCGAACCGCACCTCGACATGCATCCGCTCGACGCGCGATACCGCGAGATCGTCGACGGCGAGCAAGTGCGCATCTTCAACGATCGCGGTTCGATGCAGGCTCGCGTACGCGTCACCGATCGAGCGCGCGAAGGGCTCGTGGTCGGCTTGTCGATCTGGTGGAAAAAACTCGCGCCGGACGGTTGCAACGCCAATCAGGTGACGAGCCAGGCGCTCACCGACCTCGGCGGCTCGGCCACTTTTTACGATTGCCTCGTCGAAGTCGAGGCCGCCCGAGCGCCGCGCGAAAGCAGCACGAAAGCCGCTCACCGCGGGTTGGAGGCCGCCGTCTAA
- the bamD gene encoding outer membrane protein assembly factor BamD, with translation MVSRLLFLLAALSFAAVGTPASAALVWRPGEGWVDETTGSGLSASSSRDQLDIAKKLEAQQKWDDALKAYQIVVRKWPLSFFAPEAQYKIGWCLEQKGKYLDAYKAYDKMVEKYPASTFFEQALDREFAIGNLYLAGEPQRMAGIPMGPSMEKAAEIFQSVIKAAPYGKNAAQAQFKIGLAHEKEKKWTEAVSAYTKILDKYPGNPIAADAQYQIGYAWFCSASAADYDQSAAQKAVEAFEDFIVRFPASEKVAAANTHIQTLKSRQIQGSFNIARFYEKQKNYKAAYIYYSDVVRRNPDSQLAAESQKKIAILRPLIGQNSDEKTPESQVDAPAVPKTPADRGVEPASAPVSGTSDSPLPTP, from the coding sequence ATGGTTTCCCGGCTCCTTTTTCTCCTGGCCGCCCTCTCTTTTGCGGCGGTGGGGACCCCCGCGTCCGCGGCCCTGGTCTGGCGGCCGGGGGAGGGGTGGGTCGACGAGACGACCGGTTCCGGCCTTTCCGCCTCCAGCTCCCGCGACCAGCTGGACATCGCCAAGAAACTGGAAGCCCAACAGAAGTGGGACGACGCCTTGAAGGCCTACCAAATCGTGGTCCGAAAATGGCCGCTCTCCTTCTTCGCCCCGGAAGCCCAATACAAGATCGGCTGGTGCCTGGAGCAGAAGGGGAAGTATCTGGACGCCTACAAGGCTTACGACAAGATGGTCGAGAAATACCCCGCCAGCACCTTCTTCGAGCAGGCGCTGGACCGGGAATTCGCCATCGGCAACCTCTACCTGGCGGGCGAGCCCCAGCGCATGGCTGGCATCCCCATGGGGCCCTCCATGGAAAAGGCGGCGGAAATCTTCCAGAGCGTCATCAAGGCCGCCCCCTACGGGAAAAACGCCGCCCAGGCCCAGTTCAAGATCGGCCTGGCCCATGAGAAGGAGAAGAAGTGGACGGAGGCCGTCAGCGCCTACACCAAGATCCTGGACAAATATCCGGGCAACCCCATCGCCGCCGACGCGCAATACCAGATCGGCTACGCCTGGTTCTGCTCCGCCAGCGCCGCCGATTACGACCAGAGCGCCGCGCAAAAGGCCGTCGAGGCGTTCGAGGACTTCATCGTCCGCTTCCCGGCCAGCGAAAAGGTCGCCGCGGCCAACACCCACATCCAGACGCTCAAGTCCCGCCAGATCCAGGGCAGCTTCAACATCGCCCGCTTCTACGAGAAGCAGAAGAACTACAAGGCTGCCTACATCTATTACAGCGACGTGGTCCGCCGCAACCCGGACTCCCAGCTGGCCGCCGAATCCCAAAAGAAGATCGCCATCCTGCGCCCCCTCATCGGCCAGAACAGCGACGAGAAGACGCCCGAGTCCCAGGTCGACGCCCCCGCCGTGCCGAAGACGCCCGCCGACCGCGGCGTCGAGCCCGCTTCCGCCCCCGTCTCCGGCACATCGGACTCCCCCCTTCCCACCCCATGA
- the lptE gene encoding LPS assembly lipoprotein LptE, giving the protein MKNASLRLLAFLVLLSVLGGCAGYRLGSIGGKNIQGVNSIYIPVVKNRTLEPSIDVATTAAIIRAFDQDGTVATSQNEAADGVLEIMLTEVRRQILQPEQLDAQAGNQFQIVLVAHVSFFNRKTGRKVIQDAAVSGSNSYFVGRDQVEAERQAVPMAEQDLAKKIVSLVVEGW; this is encoded by the coding sequence ATGAAAAACGCCTCCCTTCGTCTCCTCGCCTTCCTGGTCCTCCTTTCCGTCCTGGGCGGCTGCGCCGGCTACCGGCTGGGCAGCATCGGCGGAAAGAACATCCAGGGGGTCAACTCGATCTACATTCCGGTAGTCAAGAACCGCACCCTGGAGCCCAGCATCGACGTGGCGACGACCGCCGCCATCATCCGCGCCTTCGATCAGGACGGCACCGTGGCCACCTCCCAGAACGAGGCCGCCGACGGCGTGCTGGAAATCATGCTGACCGAAGTGCGCCGCCAGATCCTGCAGCCGGAGCAGCTCGACGCGCAGGCGGGCAACCAATTCCAGATCGTCCTGGTGGCCCACGTCAGCTTCTTCAACCGCAAAACGGGCCGGAAGGTGATCCAGGACGCCGCCGTCTCCGGCAGCAACTCCTACTTCGTGGGCCGGGACCAAGTGGAGGCGGAGCGCCAGGCCGTCCCCATGGCGGAGCAGGACCTGGCCAAGAAGATCGTCTCCCTCGTCGTCGAGGGGTGGTAG
- a CDS encoding pitrilysin family protein — translation MHFQTAVSAGGLPVVVSEMGGVESVCLGLWFPAGSRYEPARLSGALHFIEHLLFKGTRRRNARQISEAVEGVGGYLNAFTSEEMSCYHAAVPASGMELAFDVLLDMVDHSLFSPEEVERERGVILEEIKMYEDQPSQVVQDRLNALLWPGQALGRPITGTLASVSRLTRAELLACHRRHYDSSRMVVTVAGKTTVPAVLRLLGRRKGRKLSFPRAVRPAYRPAVDAVQKPVEQTHLAIGWPAVSRHDPRRYALKLLSVLLGENMSSRLFQLIRERHGLAYSISSQLTHHHDTGSFVVLAGVENGKALDALRMTLKTVEAVAQKGPATAELRRAQDYVIGQTYLGLEGSTNQMMWAGEGMMGNGSVLQPREAEKRLRAVTAEAVRAVAAQILKPGRASIAAVGPAVDGEALRPFVR, via the coding sequence GTGCATTTCCAAACCGCCGTTTCCGCCGGGGGCTTGCCGGTCGTCGTCTCCGAGATGGGCGGCGTGGAGAGCGTCTGCCTGGGGCTTTGGTTCCCCGCCGGGAGCCGTTATGAACCCGCCCGCCTTTCCGGCGCGCTCCATTTCATCGAGCACCTCCTCTTCAAGGGGACCCGCCGCCGGAACGCGCGGCAGATCTCGGAGGCGGTGGAGGGCGTCGGCGGCTATCTCAACGCCTTCACCTCGGAAGAGATGAGCTGCTACCATGCGGCGGTCCCGGCCTCCGGCATGGAGCTGGCCTTCGACGTGCTGCTCGACATGGTGGACCATTCCCTCTTCTCCCCGGAGGAGGTGGAGCGGGAGCGCGGCGTGATCCTGGAAGAGATCAAGATGTATGAGGACCAGCCCTCCCAGGTCGTCCAGGACCGGCTCAACGCGCTTCTCTGGCCGGGGCAGGCCCTGGGGCGGCCCATCACCGGCACCCTGGCCTCCGTCTCCCGCCTGACCCGCGCGGAGCTATTAGCTTGCCACCGCCGCCACTACGATTCTTCCCGGATGGTCGTCACTGTGGCGGGGAAGACGACCGTCCCGGCAGTCCTCCGCCTGCTGGGCCGCCGGAAGGGGCGGAAGCTTTCCTTCCCCCGCGCCGTCCGTCCCGCCTACCGCCCCGCCGTCGACGCGGTGCAGAAGCCGGTGGAGCAGACCCACCTGGCCATCGGCTGGCCCGCCGTCTCCCGCCACGATCCGCGCCGTTACGCGCTGAAGCTTCTCTCCGTCCTGCTGGGGGAGAACATGAGCTCCCGCCTCTTCCAGCTGATCCGGGAGCGGCACGGCCTGGCGTACTCGATTTCCAGCCAGCTGACCCACCACCATGACACGGGTAGCTTCGTCGTCCTGGCCGGGGTGGAGAACGGCAAGGCCCTGGACGCCCTGCGGATGACGTTGAAGACCGTGGAGGCCGTCGCGCAAAAAGGCCCGGCCACGGCGGAGCTGCGCCGCGCGCAGGACTACGTCATCGGCCAGACCTACCTGGGCCTGGAGGGGAGCACCAACCAGATGATGTGGGCCGGGGAAGGGATGATGGGAAACGGCTCCGTCCTCCAACCGCGGGAGGCGGAAAAGCGCCTGCGCGCCGTCACGGCGGAGGCGGTCCGCGCCGTGGCCGCGCAGATTCTCAAGCCCGGCCGCGCCTCCATCGCCGCCGTCGGCCCGGCCGTCGACGGGGAGGCACTCCGGCCGTTCGTGCGATGA
- the pabB gene encoding aminodeoxychorismate synthase component I, translated as MSAGSDFASLNSWSHPGWLYQAAGAEEIVAGGPGDWPLLREALARRHVRVDAPHPPGAAIGFFRYDGSFWFGFYPEIAVVPAGEPSPLWRAQAARWADAPPGGEPWQSNLTPEGFAARVAAAQEWIARGHIYQVNLAQRFEVPFAGSPARLFEHLMARSPAPGAAYLDTGAERILSASPELFLRVEGRRVVTRPIKGTRPRDRDPVRDQQLAYELMTDPKEQAELVMITDLERNDLGRICEAGSVTVTELLKLERYPQVFHLVSTVEGHLREEVDPVEAVAACFPGGSITGAPKRRAMEIIAELEPAPRGLFTGAIGYFGFNGDCAFSIAIRTMVHEAGKLHFHVGSGVTAGSDPLREYEETLHKARGLQLALEAYRAASRSVPSVSGS; from the coding sequence ATGAGTGCCGGCTCCGACTTCGCCTCCCTCAATTCCTGGAGCCATCCGGGCTGGCTCTACCAGGCGGCGGGAGCGGAGGAAATCGTCGCCGGAGGGCCGGGAGACTGGCCCCTGCTGCGGGAGGCTTTGGCCCGCCGCCATGTGCGGGTCGACGCGCCCCACCCGCCTGGCGCGGCCATCGGCTTCTTCCGTTACGACGGGAGCTTCTGGTTCGGCTTCTATCCGGAGATCGCCGTCGTCCCCGCCGGGGAGCCGTCGCCCCTTTGGCGGGCCCAAGCGGCCCGCTGGGCCGATGCGCCGCCGGGCGGGGAGCCGTGGCAAAGCAACCTGACGCCGGAGGGCTTTGCCGCGCGCGTTGCCGCCGCGCAGGAGTGGATTGCCCGGGGTCATATCTACCAGGTCAACCTGGCCCAGCGCTTTGAAGTTCCCTTCGCGGGCAGCCCGGCGCGGCTCTTTGAACATCTCATGGCGCGCAGCCCCGCGCCCGGGGCCGCCTACCTGGACACCGGCGCGGAGCGGATCCTGAGCGCCTCCCCGGAGCTTTTCCTGCGCGTCGAGGGGCGCCGCGTGGTAACCCGTCCGATCAAGGGCACCCGCCCGCGCGACCGCGATCCGGTGCGCGACCAGCAGCTGGCCTATGAGCTGATGACCGACCCGAAGGAGCAGGCCGAGCTGGTGATGATTACCGACCTGGAGCGGAACGACCTGGGCCGGATCTGCGAGGCTGGTTCCGTCACGGTGACGGAGCTGCTCAAGCTGGAGCGGTATCCGCAGGTCTTTCACTTGGTTTCGACGGTGGAAGGCCACCTGCGGGAGGAGGTCGATCCGGTGGAGGCCGTGGCCGCCTGCTTCCCCGGCGGCTCCATCACCGGCGCGCCGAAGCGGCGGGCCATGGAGATCATCGCGGAGCTGGAACCGGCCCCGCGCGGGCTTTTCACGGGGGCGATCGGCTACTTCGGGTTCAACGGGGACTGCGCCTTTTCCATCGCCATTCGGACGATGGTCCATGAGGCGGGAAAGCTCCACTTCCACGTCGGCAGCGGCGTCACCGCGGGGTCCGATCCGTTAAGGGAATACGAGGAGACGCTGCACAAGGCCCGGGGCCTGCAATTGGCGCTGGAGGCTTACCGGGCCGCGTCGCGGTCCGTGCCCAGCGTCAGCGGCTCGTGA
- a CDS encoding flavodoxin domain-containing protein, with translation MSRAVPILYASNTGHSAQCAEATAAKARELGLDLEPHLAEMRAYDPASLPQEKEVLFVTSTWGRGEPPSGAMPLWRALRDMEPGSLEGVRYAVLALGDTRFPKFCQFGRDLDARLQELGATPMGSRVECDRHFEKGLAKWLDRLPAFFQPPRSRFEELKGLFAGITRQPGPAHEPLTLGTDRDAAR, from the coding sequence GTGAGCCGGGCCGTCCCGATCCTCTACGCTTCCAACACGGGCCATTCCGCCCAGTGCGCGGAGGCGACCGCCGCCAAGGCCCGGGAACTGGGCCTGGACCTGGAGCCGCACCTGGCGGAAATGCGCGCCTACGACCCCGCCTCCCTGCCGCAGGAAAAGGAAGTCCTCTTTGTCACCAGCACCTGGGGCCGCGGAGAGCCGCCCTCCGGAGCGATGCCCCTGTGGCGCGCCCTGCGCGACATGGAGCCCGGATCCCTGGAAGGCGTCCGCTACGCGGTGCTGGCGCTGGGGGACACCCGGTTCCCGAAATTCTGCCAGTTCGGCCGCGACTTGGACGCCAGGCTCCAGGAACTCGGCGCCACGCCGATGGGTTCCCGCGTCGAGTGCGACCGCCACTTTGAAAAGGGCCTGGCCAAGTGGCTGGACCGCCTCCCCGCGTTCTTCCAGCCTCCCCGCTCCCGTTTTGAGGAGCTAAAGGGCCTCTTCGCCGGAATCACCCGGCAGCCGGGCCCCGCTCACGAGCCGCTGACGCTGGGCACGGACCGCGACGCGGCCCGGTAA
- the hprK gene encoding HPr(Ser) kinase/phosphatase, producing the protein MSVPIRTEAKTMIPKVTVGQFYTQHADALQLKLLAGASGLHRYIREGSVNRPGLGLAGYYKYFAWQRIQIIGSSEMAYLRALSLEKSRQRLRALFRQKIPCMILARNIKPPKVILEEAEASRIAVFQSPLTTMRLVNATTICLEIDFAPQATEHGSMVDIQGIGIMVRGKSGIGKSECVLSLLDRGHSLVADDITKIRCLEGRELIGTSAEITRFHMEVRGIGIINVANLFGVKGIRLEKRLDLVVTLVEWTPDLEVDRIGLDQEYYEILQIKVPHVTIPVRPGRDLATLVEVAAFDQKLKGMGQNSALEFNERLLALMRNREK; encoded by the coding sequence ATGAGCGTGCCGATCCGGACGGAGGCGAAGACCATGATCCCGAAGGTCACCGTCGGGCAGTTCTACACCCAGCACGCCGACGCGCTGCAGCTCAAGCTGCTGGCCGGCGCCAGCGGCCTGCACCGCTACATCCGGGAAGGCTCCGTCAACCGCCCGGGCCTGGGCCTGGCGGGCTATTACAAATACTTCGCCTGGCAGCGCATCCAGATCATCGGCAGCAGCGAGATGGCCTACCTCCGCGCCCTTTCCCTGGAAAAGAGCCGCCAACGCCTCCGCGCCCTCTTCCGCCAAAAGATCCCCTGCATGATCCTGGCCCGGAACATCAAGCCGCCCAAGGTCATCCTGGAAGAGGCGGAAGCCAGCCGCATCGCCGTCTTCCAATCCCCGCTGACCACCATGCGGCTGGTCAACGCCACCACCATCTGCCTGGAAATCGACTTTGCCCCCCAGGCAACGGAGCACGGCAGCATGGTCGATATCCAGGGGATCGGCATCATGGTCCGGGGCAAGAGCGGCATCGGCAAGAGCGAGTGCGTCCTCTCCCTCCTGGACCGGGGCCACAGCCTGGTGGCGGACGACATCACCAAGATCCGCTGCCTGGAAGGCCGGGAACTCATCGGCACCTCGGCCGAAATCACCCGTTTCCACATGGAAGTGCGTGGAATCGGCATCATCAACGTCGCCAATCTCTTTGGCGTAAAGGGCATTCGCCTCGAAAAACGGCTCGATTTGGTGGTCACCCTCGTCGAGTGGACCCCCGACCTGGAGGTCGACCGCATCGGCCTGGATCAGGAATATTACGAAATCTTGCAAATAAAGGTACCGCATGTAACTATTCCGGTACGGCCAGGGCGTGACCTGGCCACCTTGGTGGAGGTCGCTGCGTTCGACCAGAAACTCAAGGGAATGGGGCAGAATTCTGCCCTGGAATTTAACGAGCGGTTGCTCGCGTTGATGCGAAACCGCGAAAAGTAG
- a CDS encoding HPr family phosphocarrier protein → MSGAAAKKGEEAKMTKEVVILNKLGMHARPAAMFVRVANRFQADLTVEKDGEEVNGKSIMGLMLLAAGCGSRLKLTAVGGDAAALLKEIEEIISRKFDEE, encoded by the coding sequence ATGAGCGGCGCGGCGGCAAAAAAGGGCGAGGAGGCGAAGATGACCAAGGAGGTCGTCATCCTGAACAAACTCGGGATGCACGCCCGGCCCGCGGCCATGTTCGTCCGCGTCGCCAACCGGTTCCAGGCCGATCTCACCGTCGAAAAAGACGGCGAGGAAGTCAACGGCAAGAGCATCATGGGCCTCATGCTCCTGGCTGCCGGCTGCGGTTCCCGCCTCAAGCTCACCGCCGTCGGCGGGGACGCGGCGGCGCTCCTCAAGGAAATTGAGGAAATCATTTCTCGGAAGTTCGACGAGGAATAA